The Alphaproteobacteria bacterium genome segment TTGTAAGGAATACCAAGGGGCCGTTGCGGCGCTCAAGCCCGCCGCCTTCACGCAGGCCATCGAACGCTACGAGGATATCCAAGAGAGCCTGGGGAAGCTGGCAAGCTACGCCCAGTTGTTGCGGGCGGGCGACCTCAACAACGCCGCCGTCGCGAAATTCGCCCAGGATATCGGCGAAAAGTTGAACACGATTTCATCCGACCTTATTTTTTTCGCCCTTGAGATAAACCGTATTGAGGACGCGGCCCTCTCCAACCTAGCGGGGCATAAGGATTGTGAGAAATACCGGCCCTGGATCGAAAATGTCCGGGTCTACCGGCCGCACGAATTAGCCGACGATGTGGAAAAACTGTTTCACGAAAAGGCCGTCACGGGCTCGATCGGGTGGGGACGGTTGTTTGACGAGACGCTTGCCGCTTCGCGCTACGACCTCGCCGGAGAAACCGTAACCCTCGAGCATGCACTGAACCTTTTGACCGACCCCGACCGTGAGCAACGGCGGCGCGCGGCAGCGGCCTTGGCGGCGACCTTCGAGGAAAAAGCGCCCTTGTTTGCGCTCGTGACGAACGTGCTCGTCAAAGACAAGGAGATCGAAGATCGGTGGCGAAAGTATCCGGCGCCAGCCGCGGCACGGCATCTCGCCAACCTCGTCGAACCTGAGGTCGTCGATGCGCTTGAAAATGCGGTGGCGGCCTCGTTCTCGCGCACGTCGCACCGGTATTACGGAATGAAGGCCCGCTGGCTCGGCGTCGAAAAACTTGAACATTTCGATCGCAACGCACCCTTGCCGCAAGCCGACGAACGGAAGTTCTCGTGGGCAAACGCGCGCGACACAGTCCTTGGCGCCTATGAGCGCTTCTCAGACGACCTTGGGCAAGTTGGACGCACGTTTTTCGATCATGCATGGATCGACGCGCCGCCGCGGCCGGGCAAATCGCCGGGTGCCTTTGCCCACCCCACCGTCCCGTCAGCCCATCCTTACTTGCTGCTCAACTACCAGGGCAAAGTCAGGGACGTCATGACATTGGCGCACGAGCTTGGGCACGGCGTCCATCAGGTGTTGGCCGGCCCCCAAGGGGCATTGATGGCTGATACGCCGCTAACGTTGGCTGAAACCGCCTCCGTGTTCGGCGAGCAGCTCGTCTTTAGGGCATTGCTTGACGCCGAATCGGACCCGGTTCGGCGCCGGTATATGTTGGCCGGTAAAGTCGAGGACATGATCAATACCGTCGTCCGGCAAATCGCCTTCTACCGTTTCGAAAAAGCGGTCCATGACGAGCGGCGGCAGGGCGAAATCACCGTCGATCGGTTCGGCGAGATATGGCTCTCAGTTCAAACCGAAAGCCTCGGACCTGCCTTCACGCTCGGCGCGGACTATCGCAACTACTGGTGCTACATCCCGCACTTCGTCCACTCGCCGTTTTATGTGTACGCCTATGCCTTTGGCGATTGTTTGGTCAACGCGCTGTATGCCGTGTTTCAGAATTCCGAGGCCGGGTTCCAGGAGCGCTATATCGCGATGCTGAAGGCGGGCGGCACCAAGCGGCACAGGGAGTTGCTGGCCCTCTTTGGGTTAGACGCGTCCGAGCCGGCATTTTGGCAACAGGGGCTCGACCTTATTTCGGGCTTCATCGATGAACTGGAAGAGATCGGCGAGGCAGGTGCGCATGGTTGAGCAAGGATCCCCGGAATTCGAAATCCTCGAAACGCTTTGCAAGATGCCGCGGCCGGTGCGCGGCATGTCGGAAGCGATGCTGCTGCGGACGTTCAAATCCGCCCGTGCCATCCATACGCTTGCTGCCGATGGACTGATTCACTGCCGAGGCTGGAACGATGGGCCGGGCGGGGTATGGGTGCCGACAAAAAAGGGTGAAGCGCTGGTCGACGGTTCGGGCGCGGACCGCGCGTAACGAAGGCAATGTTGATGCCCGGCAGGGTCTGCTATAAGGGCCCTGCCGAAATGCGAAGGAGCGGACTATGGCTGAAAATCAACAGATCGATCTGCCTCAGAAGCAGCAAACCTGGGCCGGATTTACCCGCCTCGTTCAGTGGGTTAGCGGGTTGACTATCGTCACCCTCGGGCTCATGGCCATCTTCCTCCTTTAGGTGACGACGGTTTCGTCCCATAGGCCCTGGGCGGGCTTCGTCCTCGGCGTTCGGTCGCGGCCATGAAAGTCCTGGTTGTTCGAGAGACGCGTGTTAACGAACGCCGTGTCGCCGCGACGCCCGAGACGGTGAAAAAGCTGGTGTCTCTGGGGTGCACCGTTGCCGTCGAAGCGGGTGCGGGCGCGGCGGCCAACATCACGGACGACTCCTATCGTGAGGCCGGTGCCGACGTCGTAAGCGATATTTCGTCGACGTCGGACGCCGATGTCTTGCTCAAGGTTCAACGGCCGGGCGAAGGCCGGGACGAGAGTTCCAGTCTGAAACCCGGCGGCTTGCTGATTGGCATGCTGGCGCCCACCGCCGATGAGGATCAAATCAAGGGATACGCGGATCGCGGCATCGTCGCGATTTCGCTTGAATTGCTGCCGCGGATCACGCGGGCGCAAAGCATGGATGTGCTGTCGTCCCAATCCAATTTGGCCGGCTATAAGGCGGTCCTGGATGCGGCGAGCGTCTATGGGCGGGCGATGCCGATGATGATGACCGCGGCGGGGACGGTTGCCCCGGCCAAGGTTTTCGTCCTTGGCGCAGGCGTGGCTGGCCTCCAGGCGATTGCGACGGCGCGTCGCCTTGGCGCGATCGTTTCCGCTACCGATGTGCGGCCGGTGGCCAAGGAACAGGTTGAGTCGCTGGGGGCGAAGTTCGTCATGGTGGAGTCGCCCGAAGCGGAAAACGCGGAAACCGCCGGTGGTTATGCGCGCGAAATGAGTGCCGATTATCAGCAACGTCAGCAGGCGCTGGTTAGGTCCACACTAGAAAAGTCCGACATCGCCATCTGTACGGCTCTGATACCGGGCCGCCGCGCACCGACGTTGATCAATGCGGATACCGTTCGCAGCATGAAGCCGGGGAGCGTGATCGTCGACCTGGCGGTCGAGCAAGGCGGCAATTGCGAATTGTCCGTCCCCGGTGAGGTTGCCGACGTCAATGGCGTCATGATCGTCGGCTACTTCAACGTGCCCAGCCGCTTGGCAACGGACGCCTCGGCACTCTACGCCAAGAACCTGTTTAACTTTCTTTCTCCCCTGATCGACGCCGAGTCGAAATCTCTCAAGATCGATTGGGAGGATGAGATCCTGAAGGCGACTGTGCTGACCCGCGACGGCCAAGTCGTCCTTCCAAAATCCGAGGGAAAGGCATCGTAATGGAGGCGGTCGTCATCGACCCATTCGTTTTTCGCCTCGCAATATTCGTGCTGGCGATCTTCGTTGGGTACTACGTTGTATGGAGCGTCACGCCCGCGCTTCACACGCCGCTCATGGCCGTTACCAATGCGATTTCCAGCGTTATTATCGTGGGCGCGTTGATTGCCGCGGGGCCCGAGGACATCAACCTTGCCAAGATATTTGGGTTCGTTGCGATCGTCCTGGCGGCAGTGAACATCTTCGGCGGATTTGTCGTAACCCAGCGCATGCTGCAGATGTTCAAGAAGAAGAAATAGCGTGGCCGCCAACCTCTCTGCCATCGCCTACCTGGTCGCCGGGGTCCTTTTCATCATGGCGCTGCGCGGGCTTTCTTCCCCGGAATCCGCGCGGCGCGGCAATTACTTCGGCATTGCCGGAATGCTCATTGCCATCGTCACGACGATGCTCAACCCCCATATCCTGGGTTTCGATCTCATTATTTTGGGCCTCGGGATCGGCGCGGTAATCGGCACGGTGATCGCCCTCAAAATTCAGATGACGGCGATGCCGCAACTGGTCGCGGCCTTTCACAGCCTCGTCGGTTTGGCCGCGGTTCTCGTCGCGGCTGCTGCCTTCTATGCGCCGGAATCCTACGGAATCGGTGTCACAGGCCAAATCAAGACGGCGAGCCTGATCGAAATGGTGCTTGGCGCAGCCATCGGGGCCATCACCTTTTCGGGGTCGATCGTCGCCTTCGCCAAGCTCCAGGGGCTCGTCTCCGGCAATCCTCTCGTTTTTCCCGGCCAACACTGGCTCAACCTCCTCATCGGCCTTGTCATCGTTGGGTTGGGCACGGTGTTCGTCCTGCACGAGTCCGTTCCCCTGTTCTGGGTCGTGGTCGGACTCGCGTTCCTGATCGGTTTCCTGATTATTCTCCCGATCGGTGGCGCCGATATGCCCGTAGTGGTGTCGATGCTCAATTCTTATTCAGGTTGGGCGGCGGCTGGCGTCGGCTTCACACTGGAGAACACTGCGCTGATTATCACTGGGGCATTGGTCGGGTCCTCGGGTGCGATCCTCAGCTACATCATGTGCCACGCGATGAATCGATCGTTCATCAGCGTGATTCTGGGGGGCTTCGGCGGCGATGCCGTCGCGGGGTCGTCCGGCGCGAGCCGCAGCGATCGATCGGTCAAGGCCGGCAGCGCGGACGACGCGGCATTTATCATGAAGAACGCCGGGTCCGTCATCATCGTGCCGGGATACGGACTTGCGGTGGCGCAGGCCCAGCACGCCGTCCGTGAAATGGCGGATCGGCTAAAGGAAGAGGGGGTCAGCGTCCGCTACGCCGTTCATCCCGTCGCCGGTCGGATGCCGGGCCACATGAACGTGCTGCTTGCCGAGGCCAATGTCCCCTATGACGAAGTGTTCGAACTCGACGAGATAAACAGCGACTTCTCGACCGTCGACGTCGCCTTCGTGATCGGCGCCAACGACGTGACCAACCCGGCGGCCAAGACCGACCCGCAAAGCCCGATCTTCGGGATGCCGATTCTCGATGTCGAGAACGCCCGGACGGTGCTGTTTGTGAAGCGCTCCCTGTCGCCCGGCTATGCCGGTGTCGACAACGAAGTCTTCTATCGCGACAACACGATGATGCTGTTCGGCGACGCTAAGAAGATGGTCGAAGGCGTCATCCGCGCACTCTAGCGCAACAAAAAAGCCGCCCGGAGGCGGCTTTTGAGCGGTTTCAGGAAATCCGGTTAGACTTCGCGCTGCGCCCTCTTGCGCGCGAGTTTGCGCGCGCGGCGAACGGCTTCGGCTTTTTCCCGGGCGCGCTTTTCGGAGGGCTTTTCGTAAAAGTTCCGGAGCTTCATCTCACGGAAGATACCTTCCCGCTGCATTTTCTTTTTCAGCGCGCGGAGGGCCTGATCGACATTGTTGTCACGGACGTGGACTTGCAAACGGTTTCTCCCGGAAAGCTCGTAGTATTTCGGGGTGTTCCAGATTGGGGAACACACGAGGCGCGGTGAGTACCACATGGTTGCGGCGTTGTACAGCCCGAAGGGGGCCGCCACCCCGCCGCGTCTGCAGCGGAATATGGCCGAAATGCGGGCCCTTTACCCATTGCCGCACTCTAGACATGATGGCCCATGGCAATTCTCAAGATCGCAAAAATGGGCCATCCCGTCCTCCTCCAACGCGCCGCGGAGATCGACGATCCGACAACCCCGGATATCCAAGCCCTGATCGACGACATGTTCGAGACCATGGAGGATGCCCAGGGGCTCGGTCTGGCGGCACCCCAGGTCCACGTCCCCCTGAGGCTCGTCGTGTTTCATGTGCCCAGCGAGGATGAAGAGGAGATGCGCGCCCAAGTTTTGGTGAATCCCGTCATCACGGCGCTGACCGATGAAACGCAGCTCGGTTGGGAGGGCTGCTTGTCGGTGCCGGGTCTGCGCGGCAAGGTCCCTAGGTTCGATCGAATTCGCTATACCGGGCTGGACGAGAACGGCGCCGCGGTCGACGTCACCGCGGCGGGCATGCATGCCCGCGTGGTGCAGCACGAGTGCGATCACCTCGACGGACGCCTTTACCCGACGCGCATGGCCGATTTGGCCGACCTGGTGTTCGAGTCGGAATGGCGGTTTCACCTATCGGCCGAACATGAAGAGGAGGATATGTGACCCCATCGAGCGATCGCGACGCGATTCTTAGGGCTGTCCTCGACCATGTGCCATTCGACGGTTGGTCGGCCGCGGCATATGCCGCCGGCGTCCGGGAGTCCGGCGTAGCGTCGGATCGCGCGGCGCTGGCGTTCTCAAATGGGATCGACGGCGTTGCCGCGTATTTCGGGATGTCGGTGGTGCGCAAGCTGGAAGTGGCGTTAGAAGGGCTCGCGGACAGCGAACCGTCGATCCGCAAACGAGTTACCGTTGGCGTGCGAACCTTCATCGGTCTGATCGCCGAGCACCGGGAGCAGGTTAGGCGTATGTCCCCCCTGGCGCGTTCGCGGGGTACCTCGGGCGGTCTTGGCGTCCTCTATCGGATTACCGACATTATTTGGCGGGCGGCGGGGGACCGTTCGACCGACTTTAGCTTCTATACAAAAAGGGGCCTGCTCGCGGGCGTTGTGACCGCAACCTACTGGTACTGGCTTGACGACGAGTCCGACGGGTTCGCCGATACCTGGGCGTTCCTCGACCGGCGCATCGCCGATGTCCTCAGGATCCAGAAGCTTCGCGGGCGGGCCGAGAAATTCGCCGAGCGCATGGGCGCGCCGTTGAACACGCTCCGAAAATCGCCGTTTGGCAAGGGATTCGGGTCGCCTACGTCCCGGTGAGGCTCAGTTTCGTCACGTGACCCATTTTGCGACCCGTCCGAACTTTGTCTTTGCCATAAAGATGGAGTTTGGCGAGGGGGTCGTCGAGATAGGTCCGCCAGGCATCGACGTCGTGGCCGATAAGATTTGTCATGACGACATCGAACGCGCGCGCTGTACTCCCGAGCGGCAGGCCGCAAATCGCCCGAATATGTTGCTCGAACTGATCGGTCGCGCAGGCGTCGATCGTCCAGTGGCCTGAATTGTGAACGCGCGGGGCGATCTCGTTCACCAGGACCGAGCCGTCCTTGGTCGCGAACATCTCGACAGCCCCGACGCCGACATAGTTGAGTGCCGCTGCCAAGCGATGGGCGATGTCGCGCGCGGTTTCGAGGGCGGCACCGCTCAGGCGCGCGGGCACGCGACTCTCCCGCAAGATACCGTCACGGTGGGTGTTTTCCGGGATATCGTACGTGGCCACGGCTCCCGAGGGTTGGCGGGCAATAAGCACCGAGATCTCGACGGCGAAGTCGACGACGCCTTCCAGGATGCACGGGCCTGCCCCGAGATCCATCCAGGCGGAGTCGAGGTCGTTCGCCGATCGCACGAAGCGTTGGCCCTTGCCGTCGTACCCCATTCGCCGTGTTTTCAAGATCGCCGGCAAGCCGGTCTCGGCGACCGCAGCTTTGAAATCCTCGGGACCGTCGATGGCGGCGAACGTCGTGGTTGGCAGCCCAAGATCCCGGCACAAGGATTTCTCGGCGAGCCGGTCCTGGCTGACGCCGAGCGCGTGGGCCGAAGGATGCACCGGGACGCCGCGCTGAAGGGTCTCAATCGTTTGGCGGGGGATGTTCTCGAATTCGTAGGTCGCGACATCGATGGTTTGGGCGAACCGCGCGAGGGCGTCTACATCGTCATAGAGCGCGGTGGTGGTTTGGTCGGTCACGAAGGACGCCGGCGCATCGGTCTCGGGACAATAGACGTGGGTCCGGTAACCCATTCGTGCGGCCGCCAAGCACAGCATGCGACCGAGTTGGCCCCCGCCCAAAATCCCAATAGTTGCGCCCGGCGCGACCTCTTCTACCATGTCCGGTGCTCAGGCCGTTTCGGGCGTGTCGGCGATGGCATCGGTTTGTGCCTGTCGCCAGGCGCGTAGCTCGTCCCGCACCGCGCCGTCGTTGAGGGCGACCACAGAAGCCGCCAGGAGGGCAGCATTGACCGCGCCCGCGCGCCCGATGGCCAATGTGCCAACGGGTATTCCCGCTGGCATTTGGACGATCGACAGGAGGCTATCCATCCCGTTCAAAGCCTTGCTCTCGATGGGGACCCCAAACACCGGGAGGATGGTCATGGATGCGGTCATGCCGGGAAGGTGGGCAGCGCCCCCTGCGCCCGCGACAATGGCGGCAAGGCCTCTTTTTTCTGCGCTCTTAGCGTAGTCGACGAGGCGGTCGGGAGTGCGATGGGCCGACACAATGCGCACCTCGTGCGGAACGCCCAGTTTTTCCAGGGTCTC includes the following:
- a CDS encoding aa3-type cytochrome c oxidase subunit IV → MAENQQIDLPQKQQTWAGFTRLVQWVSGLTIVTLGLMAIFLL
- a CDS encoding 5-(carboxyamino)imidazole ribonucleotide synthase, producing the protein MVEEVAPGATIGILGGGQLGRMLCLAAARMGYRTHVYCPETDAPASFVTDQTTTALYDDVDALARFAQTIDVATYEFENIPRQTIETLQRGVPVHPSAHALGVSQDRLAEKSLCRDLGLPTTTFAAIDGPEDFKAAVAETGLPAILKTRRMGYDGKGQRFVRSANDLDSAWMDLGAGPCILEGVVDFAVEISVLIARQPSGAVATYDIPENTHRDGILRESRVPARLSGAALETARDIAHRLAAALNYVGVGAVEMFATKDGSVLVNEIAPRVHNSGHWTIDACATDQFEQHIRAICGLPLGSTARAFDVVMTNLIGHDVDAWRTYLDDPLAKLHLYGKDKVRTGRKMGHVTKLSLTGT
- a CDS encoding Re/Si-specific NAD(P)(+) transhydrogenase subunit alpha; this translates as MKVLVVRETRVNERRVAATPETVKKLVSLGCTVAVEAGAGAAANITDDSYREAGADVVSDISSTSDADVLLKVQRPGEGRDESSSLKPGGLLIGMLAPTADEDQIKGYADRGIVAISLELLPRITRAQSMDVLSSQSNLAGYKAVLDAASVYGRAMPMMMTAAGTVAPAKVFVLGAGVAGLQAIATARRLGAIVSATDVRPVAKEQVESLGAKFVMVESPEAENAETAGGYAREMSADYQQRQQALVRSTLEKSDIAICTALIPGRRAPTLINADTVRSMKPGSVIVDLAVEQGGNCELSVPGEVADVNGVMIVGYFNVPSRLATDASALYAKNLFNFLSPLIDAESKSLKIDWEDEILKATVLTRDGQVVLPKSEGKAS
- a CDS encoding NAD(P)(+) transhydrogenase (Re/Si-specific) subunit beta, giving the protein MAANLSAIAYLVAGVLFIMALRGLSSPESARRGNYFGIAGMLIAIVTTMLNPHILGFDLIILGLGIGAVIGTVIALKIQMTAMPQLVAAFHSLVGLAAVLVAAAAFYAPESYGIGVTGQIKTASLIEMVLGAAIGAITFSGSIVAFAKLQGLVSGNPLVFPGQHWLNLLIGLVIVGLGTVFVLHESVPLFWVVVGLAFLIGFLIILPIGGADMPVVVSMLNSYSGWAAAGVGFTLENTALIITGALVGSSGAILSYIMCHAMNRSFISVILGGFGGDAVAGSSGASRSDRSVKAGSADDAAFIMKNAGSVIIVPGYGLAVAQAQHAVREMADRLKEEGVSVRYAVHPVAGRMPGHMNVLLAEANVPYDEVFELDEINSDFSTVDVAFVIGANDVTNPAAKTDPQSPIFGMPILDVENARTVLFVKRSLSPGYAGVDNEVFYRDNTMMLFGDAKKMVEGVIRAL
- a CDS encoding M3 family oligoendopeptidase; translation: MSVEATVDLPVWDLSDLYAAPDSPEVGADLAALQGAAKRFCKEYQGAVAALKPAAFTQAIERYEDIQESLGKLASYAQLLRAGDLNNAAVAKFAQDIGEKLNTISSDLIFFALEINRIEDAALSNLAGHKDCEKYRPWIENVRVYRPHELADDVEKLFHEKAVTGSIGWGRLFDETLAASRYDLAGETVTLEHALNLLTDPDREQRRRAAAALAATFEEKAPLFALVTNVLVKDKEIEDRWRKYPAPAAARHLANLVEPEVVDALENAVAASFSRTSHRYYGMKARWLGVEKLEHFDRNAPLPQADERKFSWANARDTVLGAYERFSDDLGQVGRTFFDHAWIDAPPRPGKSPGAFAHPTVPSAHPYLLLNYQGKVRDVMTLAHELGHGVHQVLAGPQGALMADTPLTLAETASVFGEQLVFRALLDAESDPVRRRYMLAGKVEDMINTVVRQIAFYRFEKAVHDERRQGEITVDRFGEIWLSVQTESLGPAFTLGADYRNYWCYIPHFVHSPFYVYAYAFGDCLVNALYAVFQNSEAGFQERYIAMLKAGGTKRHRELLALFGLDASEPAFWQQGLDLISGFIDELEEIGEAGAHG
- the def gene encoding peptide deformylase, encoding MAILKIAKMGHPVLLQRAAEIDDPTTPDIQALIDDMFETMEDAQGLGLAAPQVHVPLRLVVFHVPSEDEEEMRAQVLVNPVITALTDETQLGWEGCLSVPGLRGKVPRFDRIRYTGLDENGAAVDVTAAGMHARVVQHECDHLDGRLYPTRMADLADLVFESEWRFHLSAEHEEEDM
- a CDS encoding COQ9 family protein, whose translation is MTPSSDRDAILRAVLDHVPFDGWSAAAYAAGVRESGVASDRAALAFSNGIDGVAAYFGMSVVRKLEVALEGLADSEPSIRKRVTVGVRTFIGLIAEHREQVRRMSPLARSRGTSGGLGVLYRITDIIWRAAGDRSTDFSFYTKRGLLAGVVTATYWYWLDDESDGFADTWAFLDRRIADVLRIQKLRGRAEKFAERMGAPLNTLRKSPFGKGFGSPTSR
- the purE gene encoding 5-(carboxyamino)imidazole ribonucleotide mutase, with amino-acid sequence MGAAVKIGVIMGSQSDWDTMRHTAETLEKLGVPHEVRIVSAHRTPDRLVDYAKSAEKRGLAAIVAGAGGAAHLPGMTASMTILPVFGVPIESKALNGMDSLLSIVQMPAGIPVGTLAIGRAGAVNAALLAASVVALNDGAVRDELRAWRQAQTDAIADTPETA
- the rpsU gene encoding 30S ribosomal protein S21 — protein: MQVHVRDNNVDQALRALKKKMQREGIFREMKLRNFYEKPSEKRAREKAEAVRRARKLARKRAQREV
- a CDS encoding NAD(P) transhydrogenase subunit alpha codes for the protein MEAVVIDPFVFRLAIFVLAIFVGYYVVWSVTPALHTPLMAVTNAISSVIIVGALIAAGPEDINLAKIFGFVAIVLAAVNIFGGFVVTQRMLQMFKKKK